A DNA window from Brassica napus cultivar Da-Ae chromosome C1, Da-Ae, whole genome shotgun sequence contains the following coding sequences:
- the LOC106372732 gene encoding protein tesmin/TSO1-like CXC 2, protein MDTPQKSITQIETPVSKSRVEDSPVFNYINSLSPIRPVKSIPNPHQFSALNFTSPPSVFTSPHLTSSHKESRFFKTHHPSPDPTIPVQESPDDSTSNEGAAAEAEVTPNFNIDASTEMEQPHIAKETNLDDLPLAVSPCGRETTGDLSLVPYASPPREENGEDDTGMEMYGNVQGKNETPDWDRLIADSSEFLIFSSPNDSEAFRCLMMQRASPSQAPSVMMPTMQPGSINEPESSIASPYGAVSVLHRGIRRRCLDFEMPGNKQTSSENNTSACGSSSRCVVPSIGLHLNALLMSTKDCKTNNTTHDYSCSEKYQVGLQGSSSTLQETLDQTETETRDLEDVPVEPTLEELHLSSPKKKRVKLEAGEGESCKRCNCKKSKCLKLYCECFAAGVYCIEPCSCIDCFNKPIHEDTVLATRKQIESRNPLAFAPKVIKSSDLVLETGDDASKTPASARHKRGCNCKKSNCLKKYCECFQGGVGCSINCRCEGCKNAFGRKDGSAIVDMEAEQEEENETSGKNRRAKTQENSEVYLMRKEESSALPATPMSVYRQQLVQLKNMMPPPQSVLGVGSSSSGMFNSQYTRKLEMKSLETVAEDGAEEMPEILSHSSIDNVNAVSPNGKRVSPPHLDSSSSGRRSGGRKLILQSIPTFPSLTPQH, encoded by the exons ATGGATACTCCTCAGAAGAGTATTACCCAGATCGAAACTCCAGTTTCCAAATCCAGAGTCGAG GATTCTCCAGTGTTCAATTACATTAACAGTTTGTCCCCAATAAGACCTGTCAAATCCATACCAAACCCTCACCAGTTTAGCGCTCTCAATTTCACTTCCCCTCCCTCTGTTTTCACTTCACCACACCTAACTTCTTCTCACAAAGAATCAAGATTCTTCAAAACTCATCACCCTTCTCCTGATCCTACCATTCCTGTTCAAGAATCTCCAGACGATTCCACGTCAAATGAAGGAGCTGCAGCAGAAGCAGAAGTTACTCCAAACTTCAACATAGATGCTTCAACTGAAATGGAGCAGCCACACATCGCTAAGGAAACGAATCTTGATGATCTTCCCCTTGCTGTTTCACCTTGCGGTAGAGAGACCACCGGTGATCTTTCGCTTGTTCCATACGCTTCTCCTCCTAGAGAAGAGAATGGTGAGGATGATACAGGAATGGAGATGTATGGCAATGTTCAGGGAAAAAACGAAACTCCGGATTGGGATAGATTGATTGCAGATTCTTCTGAGTTCCTAATCTTCAGCTCACCTAATGATTCGGAGGCTTTTAGATGCCTTATGATGCAGAGAGCATCACCCTCCCAAGCACCTTCAGTGATGATGCCAACAATGCAGCCTGGTTCAATAAATGAACCAGAGTCTTCAATCGCAAGTCCTTATGGG GCTGTTTCAGTCTTGCACCGTGGTATAAGAAGACGTTGTCTGGACTTTGAGATGCCGGGGAATAAGCAAACGTCGAGTGAGAATAACACTTCGGCTTGTGGATCCTCGTCCAGATGTGTTGTACCGAGTATTGGTCTTCATCTAAATGCCCTTTTAATGTCTACAAAGGACTGTAAAACCAATAATACCACTCATGATTACTCGTGTTCTGAGAAGTATCAAGTGGGTCTACAAGGCTCAAGCTCTACACTGCAAGAAACATTGGACCAAACAGAAACTGAAACCCGGGACCTGGAAGATGTTCCCGTTGAACCAACCTTGGAAGAGTTGCATTTGAGCAGCCCTAAGAAGAAGAG GGTTAAGCTGGAAGCTGGAGAAGGAGAGTCATGTAAGAGATGTAACTGCAAAAAGTCCAAGTGCTTGAAACT TTACTGTGAATGCTTTGCTGCTGGAGTCTATTGCATAGAGCCATGCTCATGTATAGACTGCTTCAACAAGCCTATTCATGAAGATACCGTCTTGGCTACTCGCAAACAGATTGAGTCTCGGAACCCACTTGCATTTGCTCCTAAAGTCATTAAGAGCTCCGATTTGGTTCTAGAAACCGGG GATGATGCAAGCAAAACTCCAGCTTCTGCACGTCACAAACGTGGCTGCAACTGCAAGAAATCAAACTGTCTAAAGAAATACTGTGAATGCTTCCag GGTGGTGTGGGCTGTTCCATAAACTGTAGATGTGAAGGATGCAAGAATGCATTTGGACGCAAAGATG GATCTGCCATTGTTGACATGGAAGCTGAACAAGAGGAGGAAAATGAAACATCTGGGAAAAACAGAAGAGCCAAAACCCAAGAGAACAGTGAGGTTTATTTGATGAGAAAAGAGGAGAGTTCTGCTTTACCTGCCACACCAATGTCGGTTTACAG aCAACAACTGGTTCAGCTAAAGAACATGATGCCTCCTCCACAGTCTGTACTTGGAGTTGGATCTTCAAGCTCAGGGATGTTTAACAGTCAATATACAAGAAAACTGGAAATGAAGTCATTGGAGACAGTGGCAGAGGATGGAGCTGAAGAAATGCCTGAGATTCTTAGCCACTCCTCTATAGATAACGTCAATGCTGTCTCTCCCAATGGTAAGAGGGTCTCTCCTCCTCATCTGGACTCTTCAAGCTCAGGGAGAAGAAGTGGTGGGAGGAAACTGATACTGCAATCCATTCCAACGTTTCCCTCTCTCACTCCTCAACACTAA